A genomic segment from Malus domestica chromosome 05, GDT2T_hap1 encodes:
- the LOC103409263 gene encoding uncharacterized protein, translating into MNPSPSLSIPPCYRSPGILLHAPRTRGPFPFLCSQSSSFSKDQGQTHNCKGLKFIRGKKQLKDLSTWGIGGPCNYFIQVFDQTQLVSTIRFCREHSIRFIVIGKGSNCLFDDVGFDGCVILNRIEFLEKKEPGIYRVGSGFRFNRLGVQCSNEGFTGLEFAGGIPGTVGGATYMNAGANGQETANAIRSVEFVTMNGKFLRFSRTDLVFGYRSSPFQVMEELAAIIAVTFELQHSGSAKRRQHEYKERRRMSQPVGEQTAGSVFRNPLDMGVAAAELIEKAGLKGFRVGGAMVSKMHANFFINCGGSTSQDMLHLLAVVKEKVDQKFGVQLKEEIIYIHPEITDVDRNKDR; encoded by the exons ATGAACCCTTCTCCTTCCCTGTCAATCCCTCCCTGCTACAGGTCTCCTGGGATCTTGCTGCATGCACCAAGAACAAGAGGCCCTTTTCCCTTTCTGTGCAGTCAAAGCAGCAGCTTCAGCAAAGACCAAGGACAAACCCACAACTGCAAGGGGTTGAAATTTATTCGGGGGAAGAAGCAGTTGAAGGATCTCAGCACTTGGGGCATTGGAGGCCCTTGCAATTATTTTATCCAAGTATTCGATCAGACCCAACTTGTTTCTACTATCAG ATTCTGCCGTGAGCATTCAATCAGGTTCATTGTCATTGGTAAAGGCTCTAACTGTTTGTTTGATGATGTGGGTTTTGATGGTTGTGTAATATTGAACCGGATTGAgttcttggagaagaaggaaccTGGTATATACAGAGTTGGAAGTGGCTTTCGATTTAACCGGTTAGGGGTGCAATGCTCCAATGAAGGATTCACAGGACTCGAGTTTGCTGGAGGAATTCCTGGTACTGTGGGAGGAGCTACTTATATGAATGCTGGAGCAAATGGGCAGGAGACCGCTAATGCTATACGTAGTGTTGAATTTGTAACAATGAATGGGAAGTTTCTTAGATTTAGCAGGACTGATCTCGTTTTCGGGTATAGGTCATCTCCATTTCAAGTTATGGAAGAATTGGCAGCCATCATTGCTGTTACATTTGAACTGCAGCATTCAGGATCAGCAAAGAGAAGGCAGCATGAATACAAGGAAAG GAGAAGAATGTCTCAACCGGTTGGGGAACAAACCGCTGGCTCAGTCTTCCGCAATCCATTGGATATGGGGGTTGCAGCAGCTGAGTTGATTGAGAAGGCCGGGTTGAAAGGTTTTAGAGTGGGAGGGGCAATGGTATCCAAAATGCATGCAAATTTCTTCATAAACTGCGGTGGCTCAACCTCTCAAGACATGCTTCACCTCCTTGCTGTAGTGAAGGAAAAGGTTGATCAGAAATTTGGAGTGCAACTCAAGGAAGAAATCATATACATTCATCCGGAAATAACCGATGTGGACCGAAACAAAGATAGATGA
- the LOC103407121 gene encoding magnesium transporter MRS2-3, whose product MRVPHPTNHPSKSGTAPAEDDPDATRPTIPGLGMSVAGGLRKKGLGVRPWLLLDSSGQAQVVEAGKHAIMRRTGLPARDLRILDPLLSYPSTVLGRERAIVINLEHIKAIITAQEVLLLNSRDPSVTPFIEELQRRLLRHHQATTKPAKTQEGNGEESNWYGMEEAEANAQVRGAAGGNGEGEATGKQGLEDNRDGLKVLPFEFVALEACLEAACSVLENEARTLEQEAHPALDKLTSKISTLNLERVRQIKSRLVAITGRVQKVRDELEHLLDDDEDMAEMYLTDKLVQQHLENSSTSSLGERDDMDPEAPRSDMDDRGPTEISMETGGDPLNFDGDPQNSDNHRHQYLRRDSHVTTTSSTHSAMGKVLDVEELEMLLEAYFVQIDGTLNKLSTLREYVDDTEDYINIMLDDKQNHLLQMGVMLTTATLVVSAFVVVAGIFGMNIHIELFDKEKAGMREFLWTIGGSTGGTIFLYVIAIGWCKHKRLLE is encoded by the exons ATGAGAGTCCCTCATCCCACAAACCATCCATCAAAGTCGGGCACAGCCCCAGCGGAGGACGACCCTGACGCAACCCGACCCACAATTCCCGGCCTGGGCATGTCGGTGGCCGGCGGGCTACGGAAGAAGGGGCTTGGCGTGCGGCCATGGTTGCTTCTGGACTCGAGCGGGCAAGCCCAGGTGGTAGAGGCCGGCAAGCACGCCATCATGCGGCGTACAGGTCTACCCGCTCGGGACCTTCGGATCCTGGACCCGCTTCTTTCATACCCGTCTACGGTTCTGGGTCGAGAGCGAGCTATCGTGATCAACTTGGAGCACATCAAGGCCATCATCACCGCCCAGGAGGTCCTGCTGCTCAATTCCCGAGACCCTTCTGTGACTCCATTTATTGAGGAGCTTCAGCGGCGGCTTTTGCGCCACCACCAAGCCACCACCAAACCCGCAAAAACCCAG GAGGGCAATGGCGAAGAATCGAATTGGTATGGCATGGAAGAAGCAGAGGCAAATGCACAGGTGAGAGGAGCGGCTGGTGGAAATGGGGAAGGGGAGGCAACAGGGAAGCAAGGTCTGGAGGATAATCGTGATGGTTTGAAGGTCCTGCCTTTTGAGTTTGTTGCATTGGAGGCATGCCTTGAGGCTGCTTGCAGTGTCTTAGAGAATGAA GCACGGACATTGGAACAAGAAGCTCATCCAGCTTTAGATAAGCTCACTTCAAAGATTAGTACTCTCAATTTGGAACGCGTCCGCCAAATCAAGAGTCGCTTGGTTGCAATTACCGGCCGTGTTCAGAAG GTGAGGGATGAACTAGAACACTTGCTTGACGATGATGAAGATATGGCGGAAATGTATCTAACTGACAAGTTGGTTCAGCAACATCTTGAAAATTCGTCCACTTCCTCTTTGGGTGAGAGAGATGACATGGATCCTGAAGCTCCACGATCAGACATGGATGACAG GGGTCCTACTGAAATTTCAATGGAAACTGGTGGGGATCCCTTGAATTTTGATGGTGATCCTCAAAACAGTGATAACCACCGGCATCAATATCTTAGAAGGGACAGCCATGTGACCACTACTAGCTCCACACATAGTGCTATGGGAAAGGTCCTCGATGTAGAAGAGCTTGAAATGCTTTTGGAGGCATATTTTGTGCAGATTGATGGTACACTAAACAAGCTATCCACG TTGAGGGAGTATGTCGACGACACAGAGGATTACATCAACATAATGTTGGATGACAAACAGAACCATCTCCTGCAAATGGGGGTCATGTTGACAACAGCAACCCTCGTTGTGAGTGCCTTTGTTGTTGTAGCTGGTATCTTCGGCATGAATATCCATATTGAGCTATTTGATAAAGAGAAAGCAGGGATGCGAGAGTTCCTCTGGACTATCGGTGGCAGCACTGGCGGGACCATATTCTTATATGTGATAGCTATTGGATGGTGCAAGCATAAGCGCTTGCTGGAGTAG